The sequence ATGGATTCTCTTGGCGATAAAATTACTGCGAAAAAGATTGCTGAAAAATGCAATGTTCCTATTATAAAAAGTAACACCAAAAAACTTGATGATTTAAAAATCGCCCTTTCTGAAGCTAAAACTATTGGTTATCCTTTAATGCTCAAAGCAGCTTCAGGTGGCGGCGGACGCGGAATGCGAATCATAAGAACCGCAGATGATCTTAAAAATAATTTTGAATCTGCACGAAGTGAATCCCTCAACGCATTTGGCGATGACACTATGTTTTTAGAAAAATATGTGGAAGATCCAAAACATTTGGAAGTTCAGATTGTAGCAGATAATCACGGTAATATTCGTCATTTATTTGAGCGGGATTGTTCAGTACAACGCCGCCACCAAAAAGTGGTTGAAGTTGCACCATCTTTTAATGTTTCTAAAAAAGTAAAAGAAGAACTTTATAAATACGCCATCCAAATTGCTGAAGAAGTGCAATATAACAATGTTGGAACGGTAGAATTTTTAGTTGATAAGGAAGATAATGTATTCTTCATCGAAGTAAACCCTCGAATACAAGTTGAACACACCGTTACCGAAATGGTAACGGGAATTGACCTTATAAAAACCCAGATTTTTGTAGCGGGAGGCTATAAACTTTCAGACAGACAGATAAAAATTTACGATCAGGATACACTCGCTACTTACGGTTTTGCAATGCAATGTCGCTTAACTACGGAAGACCCTGAAAATAATTTCACACCAGATTACGGTACTATTACTACATATCGAAGCGCTTCGGGAATGGGGATTAGATTAGATGAAGGTAGTATTTATCAGTCTTACAGCGTTAGTCCTTTTTTCGATTCTATGCTTGTAAAAGTTTCGGCTCACGGTCGCACTTTAGACGGCGCCGTTCGAAAAATGGTTCGTGCTTTAAGGGAGTTTCGTATTCGGGGCGTAAAAACCAATATCCATTTTCTTCACAATGTTATTACGAATGAAACCTTTAGAGATGGAAAGGCTACCGTTAATTTTATAGCGAATACCCCATCTTTATTTGACATAAAACTTCCGCAGGATAGAACTTCAAAAATTGTAAATTATTTAGGTGAAGTAATTGTAAACGGAAATCCAGACGTAAAAACATTCGACAAAAATAAAATCTTTAGAACCCCTAAAATTCCAAAGTTCGATGTAGACTCAAAATATCCGAAAGGCACAAAAGATCTCTTAACCGAATTGGGCCCAGAAAAGTTCTGCGCGTGGCTTAAGGATGAAAAAAAGATTCACTATACAGATACAACCATCCGTGATGCCCATCAATCACTACTCGCAACAAGAATGCGAACTTATGATATGCTTGAGGTCGCTGAAAGTTTCGCCAAAAACCATCCCAATACTTTTAGTATAGAAATGTGGGGCGGTGCCACTTTTGACGTTTGTATGCGTTTCTTAAACGAAAGTCCTTGGACGCGTTTACGTGAGCTTCGCAAGTTAATGCCGAACATACTTTTCCAGATGTTAATTCGTGGTTCCAATGGTGTTGGCTACAAAGCATATCCCGATAATTTAATTGAAAAATTTATTGAAACTTCATGGGAAAATGGAATTGATATTTTCAGAATATTCGATTCATTAAACTGGGTAAAAGCAATGGAACCAAGTATCAATTACGTTCGCAACAAAACAGGCGGGATTGCTGAAGTTGCAATCAGCTACACAGGAGATATACTTGATCCAAAGGAAACTAAATACACTTTAAAGTATTACACCCAACTAGCAAAAGATCTCGAAAACGCAGGCGCACATATGATTGCCATTAAAGATATGGCAGGTCTATTGAAACCTTACGCTGCTTCAGAGTTAGTTTTAGCATTGAAGGATACGGTTAAAATTCCTTTACACCTTCATACACACGATACTTCTTCAATTCAATCTGCTACTTATTTAAAGGCCATTGAAGCCGGAGTTGACGTGGTTGATGTGGCTTTAGGCGGACTTTCTGGGCTAACGTCGCAACCCAATTTCAACTCAATTGTTGAAATGATGCGCAACCAACCGCGTGAAAACAAATTCGACATTAATAAATTGAATGAATTTTCAAACTATTGGGAAGACGTTCGCGAAAAGTACTATCCGTTTGAATCTGGTTTAAAAGCTGGAACCGCGGAAGTGTATCAACACGAAATTCCCGGTGGGCAATATTCAAATTTACGTCCTCAAGCC comes from Aequorivita sublithincola DSM 14238 and encodes:
- a CDS encoding pyruvate carboxylase; this encodes MNIKKVLVANRGEIAIRVLRACAEINLKTVAIYTYEDRYSQHRYKADESYQIGENDQPLKPYLDGNAIIALAKSKNVDAIHPGYGFLSENSEFARNCAKNGIIFIGPDPKVMDSLGDKITAKKIAEKCNVPIIKSNTKKLDDLKIALSEAKTIGYPLMLKAASGGGGRGMRIIRTADDLKNNFESARSESLNAFGDDTMFLEKYVEDPKHLEVQIVADNHGNIRHLFERDCSVQRRHQKVVEVAPSFNVSKKVKEELYKYAIQIAEEVQYNNVGTVEFLVDKEDNVFFIEVNPRIQVEHTVTEMVTGIDLIKTQIFVAGGYKLSDRQIKIYDQDTLATYGFAMQCRLTTEDPENNFTPDYGTITTYRSASGMGIRLDEGSIYQSYSVSPFFDSMLVKVSAHGRTLDGAVRKMVRALREFRIRGVKTNIHFLHNVITNETFRDGKATVNFIANTPSLFDIKLPQDRTSKIVNYLGEVIVNGNPDVKTFDKNKIFRTPKIPKFDVDSKYPKGTKDLLTELGPEKFCAWLKDEKKIHYTDTTIRDAHQSLLATRMRTYDMLEVAESFAKNHPNTFSIEMWGGATFDVCMRFLNESPWTRLRELRKLMPNILFQMLIRGSNGVGYKAYPDNLIEKFIETSWENGIDIFRIFDSLNWVKAMEPSINYVRNKTGGIAEVAISYTGDILDPKETKYTLKYYTQLAKDLENAGAHMIAIKDMAGLLKPYAASELVLALKDTVKIPLHLHTHDTSSIQSATYLKAIEAGVDVVDVALGGLSGLTSQPNFNSIVEMMRNQPRENKFDINKLNEFSNYWEDVREKYYPFESGLKAGTAEVYQHEIPGGQYSNLRPQAEALGLGDRFDEVKKMYALVNKMFGNLVKVTPSSKVVGDMAIFMVTNNLYPDDVMKRGEDISFPESVINFFKGDLGQPMGGFPKELQKIILKNNEAYTDRPNAHLEPIDFDSEFKVFSKKFQQGFTRPIEFEDFLSYSLYPRVFEDAHEKYKQYGNLAILASENFFYGMKLQEEAIIELEPGKSIIVKLLSIGIPNEDGVRIVFFSVNGENRFVEIKDKSIKIEKEVHVKTDSQDANQYGAPLQGSLYKILVKKGQAIKKNDHLFIIEAMKMETTITANKAGKIKSVSLKPGTMVMKDDLILTLE